The Rosa chinensis cultivar Old Blush chromosome 7, RchiOBHm-V2, whole genome shotgun sequence DNA segment AGCAAAGATGGCTTCAACTGCCTGATACAGTTTATACAAAAGGGAAACGTAGCCCGAatagaagaaaagaggaaaataaaaaatcaaaatccttaTTCGAAAATTCGGGTATAAGATTTTCGAAAAGATGATTATGTATTGGTCTTTTCATTTCCAGTTTGGTTTTCTCTGAATTTTGCAGGTATCTTGAAGAGAGATTAATTCTTTTGTTCCAGGTAACTTTtgctcttcattttcttctccttttccatCGAATTGTGTTTACCAATTGCACAATTAAATTTTCCTCTTCGTGTCATCACCATTATGATTCTgatcatgattgaacaaagcaGACTCATGCCCTTAGGAAACATACAAAGTCCTTTCTCTCCTTCATGATTGATATAacttttatttatcttttgAACTTATTGGTTTGTTTCATCAAAATCGGTTGGGTTTGTTTTGTCTTATGTTCTGGGCTTCTGGCTATAGAATACTCATATCAAAATTAGTTGGTCTGTGTTGCAGATTGTGTCTTGCAACTTGCAAGGTATGCTAATGAATTTTCAGGTAACGCAATAGTTGCTAGGGGGAGAGGGAGGGGAGAGATTGGCTGGCTATATGCTAATTGCAACAATTTTTAGAATATTTAGTTTTGATGTGAATGTAAAGTGATAGGGGCTTATTTAATATTCAAATTCTGGAAGCTGTACCCTGtagaaatttttgtttttgtatttccACCTTTTGATTGTTAATTATGTTACCACAACTGATAATTCATTCTGGGATGAGTTTAACCAAACCATGAGTTGTATCCAAATTCATTTTAGTTACAATGAGTCATGCTTATACTCTAAATATCTTTTCAGAGATTTTGGATAGTGAGATTGCAAGGATACTTAGtaagcttttttcttttttctttttacttatatgcttgctcatgttgtttcttttttttgatgaaattaagtcAACCATAATGAGTAATAGTTATCTTTTCAGAGATTTTGGATAGTGAGATTGCAAGGATACTTAGtaagcttttttctttttacttatatgcttgctcatgttgtttcttttttttttgatgaaattaagtcAACCATAATGAGTAATAGTTATCTTTGTAAATAGTAAATTAAAGGCCTAtcagattgtttttttttcttattcagCATTACGTATGTTATGCTTTCTGACCGGTTTACTTgctttgggtttttggttttgttctaaTTCTGTTCAATCCCTAATCAagtaatcatgtcttgcttctaTTTTCAACGAAAGTTGTGTATTGATGGCCTCTGTAAGACCACAAAGCTTCAATGTTAGCCCATACTAAACAATAGGCTGTTTGATACATCTTTGGTCCTGCATAATCATTTGGCTTTCAAAGTCCACGAGCTCTATGGAGTATTGAAAGCTATAACTTGGTTTAATTACAAAGGCTGTATAATATATTGGAGATTTTGTAATGCATACTGCAACTTTGatgttttaatttgttctctttgatGTAGTTGACAATGGTTGATGATTACTTTTCTTAAGTTTAtgggaaattttttttcatgTGCCCATGTAAATTTCGGTACCTATAATAATGCCTTTTCGACTTCGGAATTTTGGTTCGGTCTTGAATGTTtcatttggttttgggtttaGCTTTCATAGTTTTTTGTTCATCATATAAGGAcctcatatatataattaatattttgtaATACATAAAAGAGGAAGGCTGGCCGATAAATTTGGTTCCAGGCATGTTAAttcagttttgttttgtttcctttgttctTCTCATTTCAACTAATCGGTTTCCCAATTGTTTTTTGGCTTCTTTCAAGTAGCCGGTTGGTAACCAATCAATTCTTTTATCAATCTATGCAGTTTGCTCTATTGTTCATCTTTTTGAACTTTTGTGCCTGTTTGATGTTTATTTCTCATAATTTACTTCTTTGACAGTAGAGGTATAAGTTTTTATGCCTGATTCATGTATCAAATTATTTCATCCCTATTTTGTAGATTTTCTAGCTATGTTTTCTtaatgtgattgttgctacgggAAGTATTTATATTCTTCTTATGTGCTGCAATGCAGGCCAACTTTAATGACAAGTATGAAGTGAGAGAGGGTTGCGGCATTATGGGTTCCCAACTCCAGGACACTACTAAGGCCAAGAAGAAACTGCTCAAGGAATaagtgaattttggttcttCATGTACTTTTGTTATGTTTATATATGGTTTAGGTTATCCTCTTAACTGTTCAAGCTTATTCAAATGAACAGCAGAGTTGTTGCTACCCTTTTGTAAATGCAGCTTCTGGTACAAATCTTATCAACATGTAGCTGACCTTGAATCTTATGCAACTGTCTTTATGTTTTatgatttattattttaattttgttttcatctattattagttttattttttatttttcaaggacGTGCCCTAACACTATACTTAATTACTTATCCGTGGAATGTCAAACATGAGCCCCATTTCATACATTGACAAATAAAAGCCATACATTGACAAATAAAAGCATGATCATTAATTGGCTCACCCCGAGCCAAGGTTTTCAATCATATAATTTATGGATTAAGGCCGTTCACCTACTCAGTAACTGAGTAAGAAAATTATGCGTAATAATCTTTAAATCTACAAATTATGAAAGCATGAAAATTATGCGTAATAATCTTTAAATCTACAAATTATGAAAGCATAATAATAAGCAAAGATGACACTAACCACACGCGCGAGCGCGGCCCTTTCGCACGCGCATGGCGCGTGCAGAAAGGCTAGTCTGATGAATACCAACCTTTTAAATTCGTAGTGAAGTGAACAATTGATACGTCTAAAGTGGGCAATTGCTGAGAGCCTGAGAATGGAGAAGCCCAAGGCTCTAGTCATATATTCTTTTACTTTCAAGGCCCCGGCCCGGACCGTTGTATATtattttcgggccgggctttgtaaaacagccaattttttttaaagcccAGACGGTCAGGGTCGGGTTTCGGGTTTTCGGACTAAATGCCCAGCCAAATCCCAAGAACCAACATTCCTGAATCGAGTCGACTTGCTCGGTTAGTTGACTCAACTGTGTTAACTACTCTATACGGGTCGAGCCAAGCAATTCTCAATCTCAGAAAACAGACCGGTAGTGTTGGTGAGGCGGTTCAGAAACATGAAGCTAGACGACATATATGTAAGTGCAGATAGGTTATGCAGATGGAGGGCTGCTCTTTGAAGATGCTGCAAATTTGTCTGGCTGGAATGTCTGGACAGCTCAGTAAtacttcttttcattttacttttttttagtTATTCTCTTCCTCGTCCTCGTTTGTCTCATTTTTGGCAATTagtcctaatttttttttctttatccaATTTTGTCAATATCTTTTGAAACCCAAGAAGTCCACCAATCTTATGTTAAATGACACACATAATTGGAAATGCCTTCCATGGGATAAGTAAAatgctttgaatttttttttttttttccaaatacaTTCTAATTGTATATCAAATTCGATActtcttaatttattaaaagaaaaattttgaaCTGAGAGGTTAATTGGGGATTTAGAGATCTTCACCCCTCTATTCAAAATCTTGTTCTCACAGGCAATCTAATACGATGAATAAGATGATAATTCAATTTGATATTGTAGTTTCATATTGAATCTCACTTCTGCTTCTTGATTTAACTTACAGGAGTGAAGCACAGCATATCATACACATTGTTGATGACATCAGTAGAAGGCTGAAGAACACCTACTTACAAGTAGCCGTCTACCCAGTTGGAATAGTTTCTTGTGTTGAAGATATCAGTAATTCTTTATGtgttggagtagatgatgatgtgCGCATGGTTGGAATTTGGGGTATGGGTGGAAGTGGGAAAACATCAGTTGCAAAAGCTGTCTATAACAAATTTTATCATACCTTTGAAAGTAAAAGTTTCCTTGGAACTGTTAGGGAAACTGCAAAGGAGTCAAATGGTATGATAACTTTGCAAGAGAGACTTCTTTCTGATATCTTAAACCAACCAAGATTGAGGTAGATAATGTTCCTAGGGGGATCAATGTGAATAAACAAAGGCTTGGAAGCAAAAAGGTACCTGACATTGTTGATGATGTAGATGATGAAGACCAACTAACTGCATTAGCTATAAGGCATGATTCATTTGGTTGGGGAAGTAGAATTATTAGAACGACAAGAGATCTACATTTGTAAGAGCTACTTAAAGTGGATACAGTACATCTGACTCGAGaaatgaaggaagaagaagctctTCAGCTCTTTAGTTGGCATGCGTTTCGAAATCCTTGTCCTCATTTAGGATTTTTGGAACTCACAAGGAGAGTGGTTACTTACCGTGGAGGTTTACCACTGGCTCTTGAAGTTTAAAGGTCTTTTCTCTTTAAAGGGAGGATAAGACATTGGGAAAGCACATTGATAAGATACTCAAAACAAGCTTTGATGCACTTGATGAGAACCAGAGGGACATATTCCTCCATATATCTTATTTCTTCGTTGGAATGGACAAGAAATATGTCACACAAATGCTGCATGGCTGTGATCATTTTCCAGAAATAGGAATCAGTGTCCTCCTTCAACGTTGCCTTGTAACTGTTAGTGAAAAAAACAAGCTCATGATGCAGGATTTGCTTCGAGACATGGGCAGAGAAGTTGTTCGTGTAGAATCCCCTAAAGACCCAGAAGAACGTAGTAGATTGTGGCATCAGGGAGATGTCATAGGTGTATTGACAGAAGGATCTGTAAGTATTTCCCAACCAAGACAAGTATTTGCATCCTCCATCATTATTGTGGTCGTAAATTAGCTTTCATATGCAAATAAGCTTTTTCTGACTTGGTGCCTTCTCTTTGCAGTGAACTAAGAGGATTGAAGGACTCACTCTAAATTAGCAAAGATCTGACAAAAAGAGTTTCAGTACAAGTGCATTTAGAAACATGAAGAGACTGAAATTGCTCCCGCTCAACCATGTAGAACTCACTGGAGACTACAGCTATCTTTCCAAAGAGTTAAGATGGCTCTGCTGCCGGGGACTCTCTCTATCAAGTATCAACTATACGTAATGAATTTCTTAATGAACAAAACCTGGTTTCTATCTACCTGTGGTACAGCAATCTCGTACAAATTTGGGAGCATTCCAGGGTATATTAAGCTCAACCAAAGTCaaacttcttttccttttggtttATTACATGACATAACTCTGCTTTTATTCTGTTTggattttgatatttgttttcctttggTTTTGTCTAACAGTTGTTTAGGAAGTTGAAGATTCTTAATGTCAGTCATTCACATTACCTAACACAATCACTAGACTTGTCAAAACTCCCGAATCTTATGTATTTAaagcaatgttttaaaacgctgaaGGCGTACCCGAGGCGTTTTCGTGAGAGCCTTGCAGCCTTGAGGCATAAGGCgcataaggcgtaagccttacgtataaataacatatattcatgtaatttcTACTCTTATACATACCACATTATGATTCAACCAAAAGAACATTACTAATTGTCATTCGCTCACAATAAATGAAGTACTAGAAGCATATAATCAGGAATCTGGAGTAGACTCTTCATATATAATGATACCATCACTAAACATTGAAGAATATTAACTTATTTCCCAGTGGATTCTCCTAATTTTAATTACTAGATAACACATGCATACCACGAATTGCTGAGTGCTGACAGTAATAAAATTCAAATGAAGGCTTCAATGAGGACAGTGGTTCACCTTATCTCAATATTCTTTGGTCCTCAGAAGCTCTGGAAGGACGGGCTGAGCAAAGAGTCCAAGAGAGAAGGAAGCAAGTTCCTGTCCGATAGGATTAGCCTTTTCTGCTGGACCACCAAGTCCAGCAGCTTATCAAGATGATTAATCCGAATTGCACGGTTTCCTACCATTCAACAACTCAGTATTTCAGTATCAAAACAAAATCAGAAACAGGCAGAAAACATTTCTAAGCAGAGCAGAGCAGAGCAATACCATTTTTCTTGCTCGAAGTGTCAAACATGAGATGTAAAGGTCTGTAAACCTCAATACAATTCATGGCAACATTTCTTATCTCCTGAAAGAAGGCAATTGAATTGTGAATAAATCCCTACCAATGTCTAAACTCTAAACAGTTTGAAACCTctaaaaccaaaacaaagaaCACACAATAACGATATACTCAACCAGTTGGCCATGAAGTCATCTAAAGTTCTAAACACTTCTTCTATTAAGGCTTATCCCACAAAGACAGGTCAGACAAGCATACAAGATATTATGGCACAAACTGACAAGTTCATGCAACGCAATCTGTTGACAGCCTTTAATATTACTGCATAACAGAAGTAGGAAGAACAAATTTGGTTTAGGATTTACCTTGGTTTAACAAGATATACAACTGTGAAGGCCATCGCCAGAAAGATGCACAACCCGCCAACAGTGAGATAAGCAATACCAAGAAAGTCAGAGTTTTCAATGATGCACAAGAGAAATAGTGGATGTAATTGACACCAGACTACAAATAAAAATATCAAGAACAAATCATTAAGGGGTCATTGATGTAATTAATTTAAGGACCAATACCTTGTAATGTTTTGGATGCCTCatatcaagcacagacttgaccTGTCAGAGAGGATTTCGATACATTGCACGCATCCACTCTGCAGGGAACGACATTGCCAATATGCAGTCGGTGATGTAAGACATGTCAAGGCTAAGAATTGATTGAACCATGATCATACCTTAGAACTCCTTTTCTTCAAATTGAACTACAaccctccaactctcttcaaatCTTGCTCCAATTATGCAAATAGCCTCCTTTAGAACCAAATTCTTCAGAAAACTTATGGGCTCTTCATGATTTTATCCACTTTTCAAGTAAGGGATTGGGATTGAGAGTGAAGAGTCGGGGAGGACTGAGGAGGCTGTTTGAGTGATTTGGGGATTGGGTCGTGTACAAAACACGACCTAAATGAATCAAAACTCTCAAAatcaccaaaacgacgtcgttttggtctgtaaaaaaaaaaaaaaaaatttctcaggCGTTCGCTCCTGACGCCTTAAGGCGCGTCTTCGCCGCCTTCTGCGCCTTCTTCAACGCCTTGGCTGCCTCTGCGCCTCAGCTGCAAAACAGAGGCTTTTTCCAGCATGCCTCCCGCCTTTCGAGCCTTAAGGCGCGCGTCACGCGCGCCTTTTAATTCATTGATTTAAAGACTGTAAATAGTAGTCTGCGATTCATGAGTCTATTGGAGATCTTAAATGACTTTCCTTGGTAAATCTTAAAGACTGCAAAATGCTGAAGTTGAAATTAGTTGACTCTTGTTCTTTCTGACTGTTCAAAGTTTGGGATTTTGGTTGAGGACGTAGGGGAGATGACGTCATTGACAACTCTTCTTGTAAGTTGCACAGCAATAAGTCAAGTACCATCCTATCTAGGAAGATTGAAAAACCTCAACTATGCATCTGAACAAGACCTGATTCTTGTGAAGCGCCTTTTCCCAGACGTGCCTAGATACCAATTTTCCTGGCCTACCACAATGCTGCACCTCTTTAAATATTGGAAGCAATAGTGTTCATAGCCTTCCAGAACGACCATGTTTCAACATTTGTAAAAACCTACCTGTAAGCAGAGACTTATTACCTCCCTGCACTGCACTGGAAGTAATTCCAAATTTTTCTAAAGCCTCGAGACAAAGCATCCAACaggttctctctctttctctctctgacaCACACTGACATAAAGAAGATGGTATTTCTCATACTATCCTGCTTGATATGGCATTATGGTGTAGGTAGGCCTGGCATTTAAACCCGAAACCCAcaaacccgcactatacccgcacgctaaaaacccgcacaaacccgtccgtttattaatccgggctaaaaaaagcccgcactcaaaaaacccgcaaattaaCGGGTTTTGCGAGCTAAAcccattggaacccgttaactaaaaatccttcccaaaaacccatttcccattacccatacgggtccctttttttcttttttttttttttttttttcaaccaaggcatttttataatttttcttattccccatgaggatccgacagttggatcttcatataattgtgaaaagactattcaaaaggagatccgtgaggattcgaccgttggatcgtcgtataattttgtgaggatgattctaaaggcgatctgggacgatccaaccgttggatcttcatataattgtgcaaagatgattcaaaaggagatccatgaggatccgaccgttggatcatcatataattttgtgaggatgattctaagggcgatccgggacgatccaaccgttggatcttcgtacaattttgagaggatgaatctaagggcgatccgtgaggatctgaccgttggatcatagtataaatcggtaaagatgatcatctaggaGATCCGtaaggatctgaccgttggatcgtcgtataattttgagaggatgaacctaagggcgatccgtgaggatctgaccgttggatcatcgaataaattggtaaagatgatcatctaggtgatccgtgaggatctaaccgttggatcgtcgtataattttgagaggatgaaactaagggcaatccgtgaggatctgactgttggatcatcgtataaatcggtaaagatgatcctctaggtgatccgacctttggatcatcatataaatcggtaaagataaTCCTCTTGGTGATCTGTGAGGGTCTGACCGTTGTattgtcgtataattgtgatttgtgaattattttttgtcaaaaaagaaaaggaaaaaaaatctaaaaagatagaaaataaaaaatttcaaaatagaaaactaaaaaagttcatatagagaaaatggcaaatgagggGGATATAtataagtcttaattggttttcattgctttgataaaaagtaaaaaaaaaatattaaaaaaaaatttacgagTTTTAACAggttccaacggaaaacccgcaaacccgccggGTTTGGCCCGtgaaacccgttaagctaacgggttcttaccgggtcggcccgttaaaaacccgacccgttaagaacccgcaccgtACCCGCACGTTTCCAGGCCTAGGTGTAGGAATGGCCTGCAAGTGGAGATGATGGCATTTGTTTGCCTGCAAATGATTTTCCAAGTGCCTCAAATTATTGGTTGCAATTTAAAACATGTCGGAGAAACTGACCATGTCTTTTTCCAAGTGCCTTAAATTATTGGTTGCAATTTAAAAGCTTTGACTGTGCGTGTCGTTTGTTCCCTCTGTTTCAGCAAGGACACGTCTTCAATTCGCCGTTTTTCTATCTCGTCTTGTACAGTGTGTTCACATTATATCttaaatttgttttttcttccgTTTCCTTGTTTATTGGAGGCACTTTCTTTAAAtccttctgttttgtttttttttttttgaaaggatttgatgttattagatatcaaagccataagaaacaggccagagtctaacagaacttacataagaaagtcCGGGACAAACCGGATAATCTATCTAAGCCACTCTAAACTCATTAAAATTTGaagggacgctcgctgaacAGCAAAGCCTAAAACTAAGCAAGAGTAGTCTCGCTCTCCAAGGAAGaaatattcatctagtctaatctgccagtcacgcaattgtggtacaaatatcaactagaaacgtctTAGAAAAGCTTATAGAAATTACCCCTACTTCAAAAGGCTTGAGTCCAGAATGTCTAGAAGCTTGGAGGACTTAAGAAAACGCAAGTCCCTTCCCCATAGGGTTGGAACTAGCACCATCTGTAGCCTCCTCAGTAGCCAATAACCTCGGCATCAGGTTGCTCCTTGAGCTCTTCTTGAGAATCTGTAGCATATTGGTTTCATTTTCAGATTTGGGCCACAGAGGCCCATTCCTTGCCTTCAGCCCAGTCCCTGCCTTTGGCCCATTTCTTGGCCTAGGCCCAGTCTTTGCCCCAGAAGCCGGCCCAGTCCAACTCGGAGTCAACCCTAGGTCAAGACTAGGGCTTCCCTCCATTTTTTCCGGATCGTCTTCTTCCTTGCGACGTACCACCGCCCTGATCTCCAGTACAATGACCGGCTCAGTCATCACCGGCCCTCCTGTTGCCTCCAAGAAGCGCGGCATAGCCCCAGAGCCAGAAGCCACCGAACTCTCCAGCAGCCCCGACGTGAGCCCAATCTCAGTTCGCTGACTCCGCCATACCAACGCAGATCCTAGTCGCCCAGAAATCTGCCGGCGTCGATACCAACGCCGTGGCTTCGACTCGATCCGGCCATCCACATTCGTAAAACCACCCTCAGTCGAGTCTTGACTCAACCGGAGCCTTCGAAAAGCTTGGTCAAGGTTCCAGCGCCGTTGCAGAAAAGGCCACAGCCTCTTCAAGCCCACACCGCCGTCCACCCGCCTCTGTCTGGTCTGAAGAACATGACGCTCCCCGCCGCCGCCGCAAAACCTAGGTTTCGCCTGCTCGGGTCGCTCCGTAAGTTTCGGAGGCCCTCTCATTCAAACAATTAAATCCTTCTGTTTTGTTGCTGTCATAGAGAACTGGTAAACCTTATCTTTTTAATTCCAGATGTCAAATTCCATACTTTAAGGCTATCTAAGCAAGCCAACAGGGTTGTCGCAGTCCATCTTTATGACCGGTTTTTCCAAAACGTGAATTGTATTTATATGAATGAAGTAGACAACAAAGAACATTCGTCTTTTCACTCCTATACAGTCGGTAGCACGAGCCCTTGACCATCTAATTTAACTAATTCCTACACAGTCGGTAGAACTTTCATTTTTTCACTCCCAACAAATGGCTTTTCACTATGAATGTGTGGAAAAAGACGGCGCAAGTCCTGTCCAATTATTAATCCAGGCAAACAAAGGGGGCCTGAATGTGTGGAAAAAGATGTACTGATATATGTTGTTCAGTCGAGGCCACAAATCTAGCCGTAGCAACCCCATCTGGTGTTGCATTTGTTATGTGCATGTTCTTGTCAGAATGTtcgacaaaaagaaaaagctagTCAACTGGAGTGCTATATGGGTCATATTGACAAGAAGAAAAAGCTAGTCAACTGGAGTGCTGCATGAGTTTATTCATGCATGGCTGTTACCCGGAAAAGAAAGATTCCACCTCACTCTCTAGATGATGGAGTGAGCATTCGATTttattcattttcttatttgaGTTGCAAATAGTGAAGGTAGAACGTGTTTTCTTGAGCTTCAGCTAGAAGGCGCGAAAGCAAATCAGAAATGGCTTCATCCTACGACGTGTTCTTGAGCTTCAGAGGTGTAGACACACGAAACAACTTCACGAGCCACCTCTACAGCAAATTAGTTTCATCTAGAATCTTTACCTTCTTCGACGACAACGAACTAAGGAGAGGGGAAGATATATCACAGTCATTCATTACGGCAATCGAAGGGTCTAGGATCTCTCTCATAGTCTTTTCAGCGAATTATGCGAGTTCAAAATGGTGTCTTGATGAGCTGGTGAAGATCATGGAGTGTAGAAAAACATTGGGGCAAACTGTTTTTCCAATATTCTATCGTGTTGAGCCTTCAGATGTCAGGCATCAGACGGGTAGTTTTGCGGAGGCATTTGTAAAACATAAAGCTGCAAATAGACATGCAGAGAATGTACCCAGGTGGAGAGCTGCTCTTCATGAAGCTGCAAATTTGTCTGGCTTCCATCTTAGTAGTACTACTGATAGGTAACCACGCACTTAcctattctcttttttttattttttttatttttttaactgcACGCTAGTTGTTAAGTTTAATGCCTTTTTTTTGGTCCATCTTGTTTAGCATCTGTACTCTGTAGAGCTTCACCCTTTATTCAAATCTTATTTCCTCTGGCAATCTGTAGTCACTATCAATAAGATATTAACTCAATTCAGCATTGTAGTTGCGCACTGAGTCTTAGTTCTATTTCTGAATTTAATCGACAGGCGTGAGGCAGAGTTTATCCATGACATTGTTGACCTGGTTAATAGACTGCAGACCGACACATACTTACATGTAGCCAACTACCCTGTTGCAATACAGTCTCGTGTCGAAGAGATTAGTAGATCATTACGTGTTGGAGTAGATAATGATGTTCACATGGTTGGAATTTGGGGTATGGGTGGAATGGGCAAAACAACTGTTGCAAAAGCCATATATAACAAATTTTATCGTAGTTTTGAAAGTACATGTTTTCTCGCAAATGTTGGAGAAACTGCGAAGCAGTCAAATGGTAAGATTACTTTGCAAGGAAGACTTCTTTCAGATATCTTAAGACCAACCAAGATAGAAGTAGGTGATGCTGCTAGAGGGATCATTGTGATAAAAGAAAGACTCAGAAATAAAAAGGTACTTGTCATTTTTGATGATGTAGATGATGTGGAGCAATTAAATGCATTAGCCATAAGACGTGATTCGTTTGGTCCAGGAAGTAGAGTTATTATAACTACAAGAGATCGACATTTGCTAGAGCAACTTAAAGTAACAATACATCTGACTCGAGAAATGAATAAAGAAGAAGCTCTTGAGCTCTTTAGTTGGCATGCATTTCAAAATAATTGTCCTGATGCCGAATTGTTGGAGCTCTCAAGAAGTGTGGCTACCTACTGTGGAGGTTTACCACTGGCTCTTGAAGTTTTAGGGTCTTTTCTCTTTGGAAGGAAGGACATAAGAGATTGGAAAAGCACATTGAAGAAATTGGAAAAAATTCCTCATGGAAAAATTCAGAGAAAGCTCAGAATAAGCTTTGATGCAATTGATGAGAACCAGAAGAACTTATTCCTCGATGTATCTTGTTTCTTCATTGGAATGGACAAGAACTATGTCATAAAAATACTCGAGGGGTGTGGTCTTTCTCCTGCAATAGATATCAGTGTCCTCATTCAGCGTTGCCTTGTAGGTGTTAGTGAAAAAAACAAACTCACAATGCACAATTTGCTTCGCGACATGGGCAGAGAAGTTGTTCGTGAAGAATACCCCGAAGACGTTGAAAACTGTAGTAGATTGTGGCGTCAGGAAGATGTACTAGATATATTGACAGAAGAGTCTGTAAGTACTTCACACTCAAGACAAGCATATGCATCTTTTATCTAATAATTAGGGATAAGTTGCAAATTTCATTTATGCAAAACCATATAGCGCTCCACCACATTTCAGTGCTCCATATCATTATTATTGTACAGAATCCAGTCGGCATTCATGACTCTTCGACATGAGCATAAATCAGTCTTCACATGCAAACAAAATTTTTCTTACTTATTGCCTATTGTTAACAGGGAACTAAAAAGATTAAAGGGCTTGCTCTAAATCTGCAAAGATCTCAGAAAAAGAGTTTCAGAACAAAAGCATTTACAAAGatgaagaaactgaaattgcTCCAACTTAACTATGTAGAGCTGACTGGAGACTATGACCATCTTTCCAAAAATTTGAGATGGCTCTGCTGGCATGGATTCTCTCTAAAGTTCATAGGAAACGATTTTCTTAATCAAGGAAACCTGGTTTCTATGGACCTGCAGTACAGCAATCTCGTACAAGTTTGGGAGCATCCCAGGGT contains these protein-coding regions:
- the LOC121050684 gene encoding disease resistance protein RPV1-like — protein: MASSYDVFLSFRGVDTRNNFTSHLYSKLVSSRIFTFFDDNELRRGEDISQSFITAIEGSRISLIVFSANYASSKWCLDELVKIMECRKTLGQTVFPIFYRVEPSDVRHQTGSFAEAFVKHKAANRHAENVPRWRAALHEAANLSGFHLSSTTDR